The following are encoded together in the Myxocyprinus asiaticus isolate MX2 ecotype Aquarium Trade chromosome 7, UBuf_Myxa_2, whole genome shotgun sequence genome:
- the LOC127443526 gene encoding gap junction alpha-5 protein-like: protein MADWSLLENFLEEVQEHSTSVGKVWLTILFIFRILVLGTAAESSWGDEQEDFTCDTEQPGCENVCYDQAFPIAHIRYWVLQIVFVSTPSLIYMGHAMHRVRREEKRRKKQDDQGAQSDGEKYPEEDKDSGKEDEGGWGKVRLKGALLQTYVLSILIRSVMEVIFIVVQYLIYGVFLNALYVCRAPPCPHPVNCYISRPTEKNVFIVFMLAVAAVSLLLSIVELYHLAWKQCKTCLQGYKASKQHLNTPSTVAAVSPNPSTPNPACTPPPDFNQCLVTSAPSSPTVQAHTHSLMHPSCPPFHDRLAHQQNSVNIATERHHGHDFLAVDFFKMSFSQAATEIPNSCASPSLLSSEFVEDKRRFSKSSGTSSRMRPDDLAV from the coding sequence ATGGCTGACTGGAGCTTGCTGGAGAACTTTCTAGAAGAAGTCCAGGAACATTCCACCTCAGTGGGAAAGGTGTGGCTCACCATCCTCTTTATCTTCCGGATCTTGGTCCTGGGCACGGCCGCCGAGTCCTCCTGGGGTGATGAACAAGAGGACTTCACCTGTGACACAGAGCAACCTGGTTGTGAGAATGTTTGTTATGACCAAGCCTTTCCCATAGCGCACATACGATACTGGGTGCTTCAGATAGTGTTTGTGTCCACACCTTCTCTTATCTACATGGGGCACGCCATGCATAGAGTCCGCAGGGAGGagaaaagaaggaaaaaacaGGATGATCAAGGAGCCCAGAGCGATGGAGAGAAGTACCCTGAAGAAGATAAGGATTCTGGGAAGGAGGATGAGGGTGGATGGGGGAAAGTACGACTCAAGGGTGCCCTGCTGCAAACGTATGTACTTAGCATCCTCATTCGCAGTGTGATGGAGGTGATCTTTATCGTAGTCCAGTACTTGATCTATGGAGTCTTCCTTAATGCACTCTATGTGTGTAGGGCACCTCCATGCCCGCATCCGGTGAACTGCTATATCTCACGACCTACGGAGaagaatgtatttattgtgtttatgcTAGCGGTTGCTGCTGTGTCGTTGTTGCTCAGTATCGTGGAACTATATCATTTGGCATGGAAGCAGTGTAAGACGTGTTTGCAAGGATACAAGGCTTCCAAACAACATCTGAATACGCCTTCCACTGTGGCTGCAGTTTCGCCAAATCCATCTACGCCAAACCCGGCATGCACTCCACCACCTGACTTCAACCAGTGCCTGGTGACATCAGCACCATCTTCCCCTACtgtacaggcacacacacactctctcatgcACCCCAGTTGCCCGCCCTTTCACGACCGACTGGCGCACCAGCAAAATTCTGTGAACATAGCCACCGAACGTCACCATGGTCATGACTTCCTGGCAGTGGATTTCTTTAAGATGAGTTTTTCACAAGCAGCAACAGAGATACCCAACTCATGTGCCTCTCCGTCATTACTAAGTAGCGAATTTGTTGAGGACAAGCGAAGGTTTAGCAAGAGCAGTGGGACCAGTAGTCGCATGAGACCGGATGACCTTGCGGTATAG